Below is a genomic region from Anoxybacillus flavithermus.
CGTCGTTTGAGACGCAGGAATTTTAGCGCGACGAACAAAGAAAGGACCGTTATCCCAAAAACCTTTTTCAGAACAACCGATACATGGGTTACCAGATTGAATCGGATAACTAACTCCCCCGTTCCAGCGCATTTCTGCACAAGAGTTATACGTTGTTGGTCCTTTACATCCTACTTTATATAAGCAATATCCTTGTCGCGCTCCTTCATCATCAAACGATTCCGCAAATAATCCAGCATCAAAATATGCCCGACGATTGCATTTATCGTGAATACGATGACGGTAAAATGCTTTTGGTCTACCAAGATGGTCAAGTTCTGGAAGCTTTCCAAACGTGATGATATGCGCAATCACACCCGTCATGACTTCTGCAATTGGTGGGCACCCTGGCACTAATATAACGGGTTTGTCTTTCACGAAATGTGTAATCGGCTTTGCTTTTGTTGGGTTCGGATACGCAGCAGGAATTCCCCCCCACGACGAACAACTTCCATATGCAATAATCGCTTTTGCTCCTTTAGCAGCACGAAGAAACGTTTCTTTTGCCGATACACCACCAACCGTTAAAAATGCATCATCTGTCGGCAAACTTCCTTCCACCGCAAGTATGTATTCTCCGGGATAATGTTCCAAAACATGTTCAAGCGCAGCTTCAATTTGATGGCCCGAAGCAGCAGAAAGCGCTTCCGAATATTCGAGAGAAATCATGTTTAAAAGAACACTTTCTACTTTTGGATGCGTAGAACGAATAAATGATTCAGAACAACCTGTACAGTCTTGGAACTGTAGCCAGATGACTGGGACGCGTTGATTCTTTTCCATCGCCGCAACCACTTGATCTGTTTGTGAAAAATCTAGCCCCATGGTCGCTGCTAGTGCAGTACACATTTTTAAAAAATCGCGTCTCGTAAAGCCACGATCAAGCACTTCTTCTAAAATTGTTTTTCTTTTCACGTAGCTTCTCCCCTTTACATGATAACGTTTACACTCAATTATATATCATTATTTTCTTTTATCCTATTTTTATGGAATAATTGTAACAAAATGTTCTTAACTATATTAACAACATGAAAATAGTTTTTATTATAAAAAATAAAAAAGCGCCTTCTACTCTGAAGACGCTTCTTGCTCCAACTGTTTTTCTTTTCGTTTATACACAAATTTTGAAATAGATATACTCACTTCATATAACAAGAGTAACGGGATAGTTACCAAAAAGTCAGAAATAAAGTCTGGTGGTGTAATCGTTACCGCAATAATAACTAATACAAAATACGCATATTTTCTTACTTTTTGTAACGCGTATGGATTAATTAAACCAATGCTTGTTAAAAACATAACGATAATCGGCAATTCAAACAATATAGCAAACGGAATCGTCATGTTTAAAATAAATCGAAAATACTTTTCTGTCGTAAACATCGTGGCAAACAAATCTTCACCGAGGCTCATTAAAAAGTGGAACACCATCGGTAAAACAACAAAGTAACCAAAACATAAACCGAGAACAAATAACAAAAATGTCGCTGGAATATACGATAACGTTACTTTTCGTTCTCTTGGAGTAAGAGCAGGCTTCACGAACATCCATAGTTGCCAAACAAATACAGGAATCGTCATTGTGATGGCAAATACCCCTGCTAACATAACATACACCCATAAAATATCTGTCGGACCTAAAATAGTTAACTTTACATCTAAATCAGCAATCAACCAACGATATAAATCTTGAACAAAAATAAATCCTACAACAAAAAATAAAATAAGAGCTCCAACAACAATAAAAATCCGTTTGCGTAATTCTTCTAAGTGTTCGACTAACGTCATCTCTTTTTCTTCATATCGTTTCTTTTCTTCCATGAGCTACACCAGCCTTTTGCCATGTTAAAAACGGCAACATACCGTTGCCGCCTTATCGTTGAATTCGTTTCTTTATTTTTTATTTTCATCAAGCTCTTCTAATACTTCGTCGCGCAATCCCTTTGTTGACTTTTTAAACTCACGCAACGTTTCACCGAA
It encodes:
- a CDS encoding [NiFe] hydrogenase small subunit HydA, giving the protein MKRKTILEEVLDRGFTRRDFLKMCTALAATMGLDFSQTDQVVAAMEKNQRVPVIWLQFQDCTGCSESFIRSTHPKVESVLLNMISLEYSEALSAASGHQIEAALEHVLEHYPGEYILAVEGSLPTDDAFLTVGGVSAKETFLRAAKGAKAIIAYGSCSSWGGIPAAYPNPTKAKPITHFVKDKPVILVPGCPPIAEVMTGVIAHIITFGKLPELDHLGRPKAFYRHRIHDKCNRRAYFDAGLFAESFDDEGARQGYCLYKVGCKGPTTYNSCAEMRWNGGVSYPIQSGNPCIGCSEKGFWDNGPFFVRRAKIPASQTTINPETVGAIAVGVTAAGVAAHAMVTAMKKKDEDHD
- a CDS encoding twin-arginine translocase subunit TatC, which produces MEEKKRYEEKEMTLVEHLEELRKRIFIVVGALILFFVVGFIFVQDLYRWLIADLDVKLTILGPTDILWVYVMLAGVFAITMTIPVFVWQLWMFVKPALTPRERKVTLSYIPATFLLFVLGLCFGYFVVLPMVFHFLMSLGEDLFATMFTTEKYFRFILNMTIPFAILFELPIIVMFLTSIGLINPYALQKVRKYAYFVLVIIAVTITPPDFISDFLVTIPLLLLYEVSISISKFVYKRKEKQLEQEASSE